A part of Leptospira mtsangambouensis genomic DNA contains:
- a CDS encoding methylenetetrahydrofolate reductase: protein MNKILLEVIPRDVPTLLSEVSYVKNNFSQISGINIPDLLRFETRSWVAASKIQNIFPNVIPHLRAIDFDLDHCDHIIEFLQKHNISSVVVIKGDPPTDMSRKVYQTTSTKLIKKLKKEMSSLKVYAAVDQYRSGIKDEFDYIEMKIDAGADGFLTQPFFDLRLIDIFTEKLRGKEVYIGISPVTNEKSQSYWESRNRAYFPKDFQLTMDWNVKFAKEVIGYCSQNDFNTYLMPIRINLEVYLSGIFK, encoded by the coding sequence ATGAATAAAATATTATTAGAGGTAATCCCAAGAGATGTTCCAACATTACTTAGTGAAGTAAGTTATGTTAAAAATAATTTTAGTCAAATCTCTGGGATTAATATTCCGGACTTACTAAGATTTGAAACTAGAAGTTGGGTTGCCGCGTCAAAGATTCAAAATATTTTTCCAAATGTAATTCCTCACCTACGAGCAATTGACTTTGATTTAGATCATTGTGATCATATCATTGAATTTCTTCAAAAACATAATATATCTTCTGTAGTGGTCATCAAGGGAGATCCACCTACGGATATGTCCAGGAAGGTTTACCAGACAACTTCGACCAAACTGATCAAAAAATTAAAAAAAGAAATGAGTTCTCTAAAAGTCTATGCGGCTGTTGACCAATACCGTAGTGGGATCAAAGATGAGTTTGATTACATCGAAATGAAAATAGATGCAGGGGCAGATGGATTTTTAACACAGCCATTTTTTGATTTACGATTGATTGATATTTTTACTGAGAAACTTCGCGGAAAGGAGGTTTACATTGGAATCAGTCCAGTGACTAACGAAAAATCGCAAAGTTATTGGGAATCAAGGAATCGGGCTTATTTTCCAAAGGATTTTCAACTGACAATGGATTGGAATGTAAAATTTGCAAAAGAAGTAATTGGTTATTGTTCTCAAAATGATTTTAATACGTATTTGATGCCCATTAGAATTAATCTTGAAGTTTATTTAAGCGGTATATTTAAGTGA
- a CDS encoding ATP-dependent 6-phosphofructokinase — translation MNENDTKVEQFGPCTIPNPAGYDYWTEDNSVVLFQTIFSGPEDAKKTVETSPVFFEQAGPKEKIYFRPEEVTAGIVTCGGLCPGINDVIRALVMELHYRYKVPRILGFPFGYEGLVKKFGHRPVELTPDKVAHIMNFGGSILGSSRGNQNIGDMVDTLFLYGVKMLFCIGGDGTLRGAQAIQEEVRKRKEDIAIVGIPKTIDNDINYVQKTFGFSTAFSKAVEAVNCAHEEAKGAPNGIGLVKLMGRHSGFIAVNSALASKNVNFVLIPELDFDLEGEGAFLTVLKERVQKRGHAVVILAEGAGQKFFEDKGEKDLSGNKKLADIGIFIKDKITEYFKKEGVNLNLKYIDPSYIIRSVPANAEDSVFCGFLAQNAVHAAFAGRTGCVVGIWNNVFTVMPISLAIAERKVLRPERSTLWRALLASTGQPNSMKAKG, via the coding sequence ATGAATGAAAATGATACCAAGGTTGAACAATTTGGTCCCTGCACCATTCCAAACCCAGCAGGGTATGACTACTGGACGGAAGACAACTCCGTCGTTCTATTCCAAACGATATTTTCAGGCCCAGAGGACGCTAAAAAAACCGTAGAAACAAGTCCTGTATTTTTTGAACAAGCCGGTCCCAAAGAGAAAATTTACTTTCGCCCGGAAGAAGTCACAGCGGGGATTGTGACTTGCGGTGGACTTTGCCCTGGGATCAACGATGTCATTCGTGCTCTTGTGATGGAACTGCATTACCGGTACAAAGTGCCCCGTATTTTAGGTTTTCCTTTTGGTTATGAAGGTCTTGTGAAAAAATTTGGGCATAGACCGGTGGAACTCACTCCAGACAAAGTGGCCCATATTATGAACTTCGGTGGTTCCATTTTGGGATCTTCTCGCGGAAACCAAAATATTGGTGATATGGTGGACACGTTGTTTCTCTACGGAGTGAAGATGTTATTTTGTATTGGTGGGGACGGAACTCTTCGTGGTGCCCAAGCCATCCAAGAGGAAGTGCGCAAACGAAAGGAAGACATCGCCATCGTGGGGATTCCCAAAACCATCGATAACGATATTAACTATGTCCAAAAGACTTTTGGATTTTCGACTGCTTTTAGTAAGGCGGTAGAGGCTGTGAATTGTGCTCATGAAGAGGCGAAGGGTGCACCCAATGGGATTGGTCTTGTGAAACTCATGGGTCGTCACTCTGGATTTATCGCCGTCAATTCAGCCCTTGCTTCTAAAAATGTAAACTTTGTCCTCATTCCAGAACTTGATTTTGATTTAGAAGGAGAGGGAGCCTTTCTTACCGTTCTGAAAGAACGGGTGCAAAAACGAGGTCATGCAGTTGTGATTTTGGCCGAAGGGGCGGGCCAAAAATTCTTTGAGGACAAAGGAGAAAAGGATCTATCAGGTAACAAGAAGTTGGCGGATATTGGAATTTTTATCAAAGATAAAATTACCGAGTATTTTAAAAAAGAAGGTGTGAATCTCAATTTAAAATATATTGATCCCAGTTATATCATTCGATCTGTTCCTGCCAATGCAGAAGACTCTGTGTTCTGTGGTTTCCTTGCTCAAAATGCAGTCCATGCAGCCTTTGCAGGTAGGACAGGGTGTGTGGTGGGGATTTGGAACAATGTGTTTACGGTCATGCCAATCTCTCTTGCCATTGCCGAGAGAAAAGTATTACGTCCTGAAAGAAGTACTTTGTGGCGGGCGCTTCTCGCATCGACGGGGCAACCGAATTCAATGAAGGCGAAAGGCTGA
- a CDS encoding SpoIIE family protein phosphatase codes for MPTKLLTLSLISDITSRINSQEDLDTLLGEIMGITRDVLQTEGSSLLLYDKENDQLVFNTTSGLKEESLAHLTVPRGKGIAGMVLETLKPEIVNDAANDPRIFKAIDQKVGYVTRNLLCVPMVAQGEVQGVLEAVNSLDNRDFNHTDIKILKYLSNLAAIAVKNRLLIDSLNLRANELNGLFQISQALANIQSSDEFMDLAVKTISEVLQVDRVCLNFEKIEKKGLPRSKSKGFSDQIHDEDVETLLFADKADWMFKGYKIITANSPQGIQLTHKGLFQHSMILFPILKNKEWLGSLVVSDKTSRTRFDEMDIRILRTLTNQVGEAYTALQVKIQSERLKNIDRDMQVAAMIQKHSLPIIPKQYSLLEFDTYYQASREIGGDFYDMVVHGKDEVSVIIADVSGKGTPAALFMEFSKTVLQQEVSKTTSTSEALFNANQILQDKSGFLMFVTAMLVRINMTKKELTYSSAGHNLQIIYRKKHHKIQHLSGKGQPMGIGNCEFSEHTVSYLPGDLLVLYTDGVTEAMNMKEELFSEERLESVILSHINDPPEVIRQAILQKVSEFVGEAEPHDDLSLFIIRLN; via the coding sequence ATGCCTACTAAACTACTGACATTAAGTCTGATTTCAGACATTACCAGCCGCATCAATTCTCAAGAAGATTTGGATACACTTCTCGGAGAGATAATGGGGATCACTCGTGATGTTCTCCAAACAGAAGGTTCTTCCCTACTCCTTTATGATAAAGAAAATGACCAGTTGGTTTTTAATACAACCAGCGGTTTAAAAGAAGAATCCCTTGCCCACCTAACAGTTCCTAGAGGGAAAGGGATTGCAGGGATGGTACTCGAAACACTCAAACCAGAGATTGTAAACGATGCTGCCAACGATCCAAGGATTTTTAAGGCGATTGATCAAAAAGTAGGTTATGTGACAAGAAACCTTCTTTGTGTTCCCATGGTTGCCCAAGGGGAAGTACAAGGTGTACTCGAAGCAGTCAACTCCCTTGACAATCGTGATTTCAATCACACTGATATTAAAATTTTAAAGTATCTTTCTAACTTAGCAGCAATAGCCGTCAAAAATCGCCTTCTGATTGATAGCCTCAATTTACGTGCAAACGAACTGAATGGTTTATTCCAAATATCCCAAGCCCTTGCCAATATCCAAAGTTCTGACGAATTTATGGACCTTGCAGTGAAAACCATTTCGGAAGTTTTGCAAGTCGATAGGGTTTGCCTCAACTTCGAAAAAATCGAAAAAAAAGGACTACCTCGTTCTAAATCCAAAGGGTTTTCCGATCAAATCCATGATGAAGATGTAGAGACCTTATTATTTGCTGATAAAGCCGATTGGATGTTCAAAGGGTATAAAATCATTACTGCAAACTCACCACAAGGAATCCAACTCACTCACAAAGGTTTATTCCAACATAGTATGATCCTATTCCCTATCTTAAAAAATAAAGAATGGTTAGGTTCTCTTGTTGTTTCCGATAAAACATCTCGCACCAGGTTCGATGAGATGGACATTCGAATTTTAAGAACTCTTACCAACCAGGTTGGGGAAGCATATACTGCCTTACAAGTTAAGATACAAAGTGAACGTTTGAAAAACATTGATCGTGATATGCAAGTAGCGGCAATGATCCAAAAACATTCCCTGCCCATCATCCCAAAACAATATTCATTACTTGAATTTGATACCTACTATCAAGCATCCAGGGAAATTGGTGGAGACTTTTATGATATGGTTGTTCATGGGAAAGACGAAGTTTCTGTAATCATTGCAGACGTGTCTGGGAAAGGAACACCGGCTGCACTATTTATGGAATTTTCCAAAACGGTTTTACAACAAGAAGTTTCAAAAACAACTTCCACAAGTGAAGCTCTCTTCAATGCCAATCAAATCTTACAAGATAAATCTGGTTTTCTGATGTTTGTCACAGCAATGCTTGTGCGAATCAATATGACAAAAAAAGAATTAACTTATTCTTCTGCAGGTCATAATTTACAAATCATCTATCGCAAAAAACACCATAAAATCCAACACCTTTCAGGCAAAGGACAACCAATGGGTATTGGAAATTGTGAGTTTTCTGAACATACAGTAAGTTATTTACCCGGTGATTTGTTGGTATTGTATACCGATGGTGTGACAGAAGCAATGAACATGAAAGAAGAACTTTTTTCAGAAGAACGACTAGAATCTGTAATCTTATCTCATATCAACGATCCCCCAGAAGTGATCAGGCAGGCGATTTTACAAAAAGTCAGTGAATTTGTGGGAGAAGCAGAGCCACACGATGACCTTTCTCTCTTTATTATTCGTCTAAACTAA
- the argB gene encoding acetylglutamate kinase: MNHHSEKINHILEALPYLIKYSGKTIVIKYGGAAMVEEELKASFAEDIVLLKYLGINPVVVHGGGPEINALIKSLNLNTQFIRGHRVTDEATMEVVEMVLTGKVNKQIVSLIQEKGGKPVGLSGKDGGLAIAEKYLMEVEGEDSKVQKVDLGLVGEVTEVDPNILLTLQREGFIPIISPVAMSKEGQTLNINADTMAGAIAEALHADKLILLTDTPGILIDGQLVTGLKKADIHGHIKTGQISGGMIPKVECCLRAIDSGVKRAHIIDGRVAHSVLIEILTNQGIGSLIEQG, translated from the coding sequence ATGAACCACCATTCTGAAAAAATCAATCATATCTTGGAAGCACTTCCCTATTTGATCAAATATTCTGGGAAAACCATTGTCATCAAATATGGCGGAGCAGCCATGGTGGAAGAAGAATTAAAGGCATCTTTTGCAGAAGATATTGTACTCCTCAAATATTTAGGGATCAATCCTGTTGTGGTTCATGGTGGTGGACCAGAAATCAACGCTCTTATCAAATCACTCAATTTAAACACTCAGTTCATTCGGGGACATCGGGTGACTGATGAAGCCACAATGGAAGTGGTGGAAATGGTTCTCACTGGAAAAGTGAACAAACAAATTGTATCTCTCATCCAAGAAAAAGGCGGAAAACCAGTTGGTCTCTCTGGGAAAGACGGAGGGCTTGCGATTGCTGAAAAATACCTAATGGAAGTGGAAGGGGAAGATAGTAAGGTTCAAAAAGTAGATTTGGGCCTAGTTGGTGAAGTAACAGAAGTTGATCCCAATATTTTACTCACCTTACAACGTGAAGGTTTTATTCCAATCATCTCTCCTGTTGCAATGTCCAAAGAAGGTCAGACCTTGAATATCAATGCAGACACAATGGCTGGTGCAATAGCGGAAGCACTCCATGCGGACAAACTCATTTTGCTTACTGACACACCAGGCATCCTCATTGATGGGCAATTGGTAACGGGTCTCAAAAAAGCAGACATCCATGGGCATATAAAAACTGGACAGATCTCTGGCGGCATGATACCAAAAGTAGAGTGTTGTTTGCGAGCCATTGACTCTGGAGTCAAAAGAGCCCACATCATTGACGGTCGAGTTGCTCATTCCGTCTTAATTGAAATTTTAACCAACCAAGGGATTGGAAGTTTGATCGAACAAGGATAG
- a CDS encoding carbon-nitrogen hydrolase family protein — protein MKFKAAAVQVTSTARVSNNLTKCRQLVEEAASAGAKVIGLPENFSFMGSEEEKKNLLGQIEEETNVFLQETSKDLGIFLLGGGFPTKAPTGKVYNTAVITNPEGKEVFRYHKAHLFNAVVGDGFNYSESNSTESGGKVPDVIQTEYGKISSAICYDIRFPELFRALSAKGVELCFLPAAFTVPTGEAHWHVLLRARAIENFMYVLAPGQTGVHDPHGKRKTFGHSLIISPWGEILDEIHNTEGFAIAEIDLQKLSEIRNQLPSLNHRLF, from the coding sequence ATGAAATTTAAAGCCGCCGCAGTGCAAGTCACAAGTACAGCAAGAGTCTCAAATAACCTAACTAAGTGTAGGCAACTTGTGGAAGAAGCGGCTTCTGCCGGTGCCAAGGTCATTGGTCTTCCTGAAAATTTTTCTTTTATGGGAAGTGAAGAGGAGAAAAAAAATCTTCTTGGTCAAATCGAAGAAGAAACAAATGTTTTTTTACAAGAAACCTCTAAAGACCTTGGAATCTTTCTACTCGGAGGAGGTTTTCCGACTAAGGCACCAACTGGAAAGGTCTACAATACCGCTGTCATCACAAATCCTGAAGGGAAAGAGGTCTTTCGTTATCATAAAGCCCATCTTTTTAATGCGGTTGTCGGAGATGGATTCAATTATAGCGAATCGAATTCCACTGAAAGTGGGGGAAAGGTTCCCGATGTCATCCAAACCGAGTATGGTAAAATTTCTTCCGCCATTTGTTACGACATTCGTTTTCCAGAACTCTTTCGTGCTTTGTCCGCAAAAGGAGTAGAACTTTGTTTTCTGCCCGCAGCTTTTACTGTTCCTACGGGAGAAGCCCATTGGCATGTGCTCCTTCGTGCTCGCGCCATTGAGAATTTTATGTATGTACTTGCACCAGGTCAGACAGGAGTTCACGATCCCCACGGAAAACGAAAAACCTTTGGCCATTCTCTCATCATTTCTCCTTGGGGAGAAATTTTAGATGAGATTCACAATACGGAAGGTTTTGCCATTGCAGAGATCGACTTACAAAAGTTAAGCGAAATTCGAAACCAACTTCCTAGCCTAAACCACCGTCTGTTCTAA
- a CDS encoding alpha/beta fold hydrolase, with protein MSERQIYNWKNHRLTYVKHKSLNPKAKETIVLIGGWCSAAGYWGLNIPFFRQFGDVIELDLVGHYPAEIFDQKKGLTLQDFLETQAQGIWASAGEKDITLVGHSTGGMAVLAIASLFPQRIKQVISIAPFVHGPVPGILKIGVMGLRANLGSFFDFGFKIGKALPKALQIGFSYGVYDSSAFHAREDIKQFLKDYNPQFECLNPRQILMILEMLDRTDIRPIVFGNQVPTLIMRGEEDPIIPGKDVMELERTTPHVKAVLFSECGHFVHMEKQKAAEKVMKDFLLMKKASATKRSFF; from the coding sequence ATGTCAGAAAGACAAATTTATAATTGGAAAAATCATAGACTCACTTATGTGAAACACAAGTCTCTTAATCCCAAAGCAAAAGAAACCATCGTCCTCATTGGTGGTTGGTGTTCTGCAGCTGGGTATTGGGGTCTTAATATTCCCTTTTTTCGTCAATTTGGAGACGTCATTGAACTAGACTTAGTTGGTCATTACCCTGCAGAAATTTTTGATCAAAAAAAAGGACTTACCCTCCAAGACTTTTTAGAAACACAAGCCCAAGGGATTTGGGCCTCTGCTGGAGAAAAAGACATCACTCTTGTTGGCCATTCAACCGGTGGGATGGCAGTGCTCGCCATTGCTTCTTTATTCCCGCAGCGAATCAAACAAGTCATTTCGATTGCACCTTTTGTCCACGGACCAGTACCCGGGATTTTAAAAATCGGTGTGATGGGGCTTCGTGCGAACTTAGGTAGTTTTTTTGACTTTGGATTCAAAATTGGAAAGGCACTCCCCAAAGCCTTACAAATTGGATTTTCCTATGGAGTGTATGATTCTTCTGCTTTCCATGCCCGTGAAGACATCAAACAATTCCTCAAAGACTATAACCCACAGTTTGAATGCCTGAACCCAAGACAAATCCTAATGATTCTGGAGATGTTAGATAGAACTGATATCCGTCCCATAGTGTTTGGAAACCAAGTGCCTACGCTCATCATGCGGGGAGAAGAAGATCCGATCATCCCAGGAAAAGACGTGATGGAACTAGAAAGAACCACTCCACATGTCAAAGCGGTATTGTTTTCCGAATGCGGACATTTTGTACACATGGAAAAACAAAAGGCAGCTGAAAAAGTAATGAAAGACTTTCTTTTGATGAAAAAGGCTTCCGCAACCAAAAGATCATTTTTTTAA
- the alr gene encoding alanine racemase has product MLSSRIYLSRSAFSHNIALFRKLIGPKTKFTAIIKSNAYGHGLLATASIALDAGADYLGVNSLEEALSIRRVFTKATILIMGSIPDLKERKESLADENFWVMVSRIEEMEILAKLSPTPKIHLKVDTGMSRLGIPVSDADALAKEIFEKKLPLSGIATHFASTEDFTEHSYSMLQLGKFQDAIDTFAKHGFIDLICHCASSASAMLFSEARMDLVRVGISLYGLWPSLETKLSLSLMKKDVGMLKPALSWKTQIQHIQNLNQGTFIGYGSTYKTTHDTKLAVVPVGYYEGLDRKLSNNGYMLVRGERAKILGRICMNMTMLDITHIPDAKLGDDVVILGKSGNETISADDHAAWTGTINYEVVTRILGSFPRIIED; this is encoded by the coding sequence GTGCTCTCTTCTCGAATTTACCTCTCTCGTTCGGCTTTTAGCCACAATATCGCCCTCTTTCGCAAACTGATTGGTCCTAAAACGAAGTTTACGGCCATCATCAAATCCAATGCTTATGGGCACGGGCTTCTTGCCACGGCTTCCATCGCCCTTGATGCCGGTGCCGACTACTTGGGTGTCAACTCTTTGGAAGAAGCCTTATCCATCCGACGTGTATTCACGAAAGCGACCATCCTCATTATGGGAAGTATTCCCGATCTGAAAGAAAGAAAGGAATCACTGGCAGATGAAAATTTTTGGGTGATGGTCTCGCGGATCGAAGAAATGGAAATTCTCGCCAAACTTTCACCGACCCCAAAAATCCATTTAAAAGTTGATACCGGGATGTCAAGACTTGGAATTCCCGTAAGCGATGCCGATGCCCTAGCTAAAGAAATCTTTGAAAAAAAACTCCCTCTTTCAGGGATAGCCACTCACTTTGCGAGCACGGAAGATTTTACAGAACATAGTTATTCCATGTTGCAATTGGGTAAGTTCCAAGATGCGATAGACACTTTCGCTAAACACGGGTTTATCGATCTCATTTGCCACTGTGCTTCTTCTGCCTCTGCTATGTTATTTTCGGAAGCAAGAATGGATTTGGTTCGTGTGGGGATTTCTCTTTACGGACTTTGGCCAAGTTTAGAAACAAAACTTTCTTTATCTCTTATGAAAAAAGATGTGGGGATGTTAAAACCAGCCCTCAGTTGGAAAACACAAATCCAACACATCCAGAATCTAAACCAAGGAACATTTATCGGGTATGGGTCCACATATAAAACCACACATGATACAAAATTGGCAGTTGTTCCCGTCGGATACTATGAGGGACTAGATAGAAAACTTTCCAACAATGGATATATGCTCGTTCGTGGAGAAAGGGCAAAAATTTTGGGTCGGATTTGTATGAATATGACTATGCTTGATATCACTCATATCCCGGATGCAAAACTAGGGGATGATGTGGTGATTCTCGGGAAATCGGGAAACGAAACCATATCAGCAGATGACCACGCGGCTTGGACAGGTACAATTAATTATGAAGTGGTCACAAGAATTTTGGGATCATTCCCTCGCATCATTGAAGACTAG
- a CDS encoding aminotransferase class V-fold PLP-dependent enzyme gives MSLNHSEIPSFPSFENWKGISQYFPVQNDSVWLNYCGTTPVSTYAIQMMNLYFQEYAKFGIFAPSFAEPVIKSTIRGYIAEILSCDPSEIGIVHNTSEGMNLYSHSIQIPKGKRILVLENEYPSNVYPWEHWKEKGIGLDFIPVGKTPDEFLTNLKNELEKGDVNILSLSPVHWCTGVAFDMEAVSKLCETHSTKLVIDGSQAVGHIPLDFGKIKVAFCAFAAWKWLLGPLGLGVVYLSKEESKGFQLIFKGQASVVNDSNYFPYRNEWKPAADQFEQSTINFNDWIYFYASLKMLSTLGFSRVRERIYEVAGMLKDALHDLGFTLESDAFPSVKTGILAITGHKDPSKFQPEAIQAFLKQRKITTAVRLGRLRMAPHIAIEEEHVTRVKEALKDYLSQS, from the coding sequence ATGTCTCTTAATCACTCCGAAATTCCTTCGTTTCCCTCTTTCGAAAATTGGAAAGGGATCTCCCAGTATTTCCCCGTACAGAATGACTCCGTTTGGTTGAATTATTGTGGGACGACACCCGTTTCGACCTATGCCATCCAAATGATGAATCTCTATTTCCAGGAATATGCAAAGTTTGGGATTTTTGCCCCTAGTTTTGCAGAACCAGTCATCAAATCTACCATCCGAGGATACATTGCAGAAATTCTTTCTTGTGATCCATCTGAGATTGGGATTGTGCATAACACAAGTGAGGGGATGAATCTCTATTCTCATAGCATCCAAATCCCGAAAGGAAAACGGATCCTTGTTTTAGAAAACGAATATCCAAGCAATGTGTATCCTTGGGAACATTGGAAAGAAAAGGGTATTGGTTTGGATTTTATTCCTGTAGGGAAAACTCCTGATGAATTTTTAACCAACCTCAAAAACGAATTAGAAAAAGGGGATGTGAATATCCTTAGCCTATCACCTGTTCATTGGTGTACGGGAGTGGCTTTTGATATGGAAGCCGTTTCCAAACTTTGTGAAACTCATTCCACAAAACTAGTGATTGACGGAAGCCAAGCAGTAGGCCATATCCCTTTGGATTTTGGAAAGATTAAGGTAGCCTTCTGTGCTTTCGCTGCCTGGAAGTGGTTACTTGGTCCTTTAGGTTTGGGCGTTGTGTATTTATCCAAAGAAGAATCCAAAGGTTTTCAGTTGATCTTCAAAGGCCAAGCCAGTGTGGTCAACGATTCCAATTATTTCCCTTATCGTAATGAATGGAAACCAGCTGCCGACCAATTTGAACAAAGTACTATTAATTTCAATGATTGGATTTATTTTTATGCGTCATTAAAGATGTTATCAACTCTTGGGTTTTCAAGAGTAAGAGAACGAATTTATGAAGTAGCAGGGATGTTGAAAGACGCACTTCACGATCTGGGTTTTACTTTAGAATCTGATGCATTCCCCAGTGTCAAAACAGGTATCCTTGCCATCACTGGTCATAAAGATCCTTCCAAGTTCCAACCGGAGGCTATCCAGGCTTTTTTAAAACAAAGAAAAATCACAACAGCGGTGCGGCTGGGACGACTCCGAATGGCCCCACATATTGCCATCGAAGAAGAACATGTGACCCGTGTGAAAGAAGCATTAAAAGATTATCTTAGTCAAAGTTAG
- a CDS encoding bile acid:sodium symporter family protein, which produces MVTKISKLIVTAFPVVLLFISAIGFVFPEKIIWFKGPWITYSLGAIMLGMGLTLEAEDFIRILRQPKPILIGTILQYTIMPILGYSLGYLFQLPEAFAVGLILVSCCPGGTASNVITFLSKADVPLSVTLTSVSTILGILMTPFLISILIGSRLEIDRWGLVLTTFQVILVPVGLGLFLKSMFPKLTKEIQDFFPVLSVLLIAMIVASIIASGKETILKSDFRIFFAVILLHLGGFGFGGIFSWYLTKNVKTAKTISIEVGMQNSGLGAVLARTHFLDPNTAIPSALSSLTHSLLGSLFATYFRKEPKKPAIVD; this is translated from the coding sequence ATGGTTACTAAAATTTCTAAACTGATTGTGACTGCTTTTCCGGTTGTGCTTCTTTTCATATCCGCCATTGGATTTGTATTCCCTGAAAAAATCATTTGGTTCAAAGGCCCTTGGATTACGTATAGTCTTGGTGCGATTATGCTTGGGATGGGACTCACACTAGAAGCAGAAGATTTTATTCGGATCTTAAGACAACCAAAACCCATTCTCATTGGAACTATACTGCAATATACGATTATGCCCATCCTTGGGTATTCACTCGGGTATTTATTTCAATTGCCAGAAGCCTTCGCCGTGGGACTCATCCTTGTGTCTTGTTGCCCTGGTGGAACTGCATCCAACGTGATCACATTTTTGTCCAAAGCGGATGTCCCTTTAAGTGTTACTTTAACTTCTGTATCTACCATCCTTGGAATCCTCATGACTCCCTTTCTAATTTCCATTCTCATTGGCAGTCGATTGGAAATTGATAGGTGGGGCCTTGTGCTCACAACCTTCCAAGTAATTTTGGTTCCTGTTGGTTTAGGATTATTTTTAAAATCAATGTTCCCAAAACTCACAAAGGAGATTCAAGATTTCTTTCCCGTACTTTCTGTACTGTTGATCGCGATGATTGTGGCTTCGATCATTGCCAGTGGAAAAGAGACCATCCTAAAGTCGGACTTCCGAATCTTTTTTGCGGTCATCCTTTTGCACCTAGGTGGGTTTGGATTTGGTGGGATTTTTAGCTGGTATTTGACGAAGAATGTAAAAACGGCAAAAACCATTTCGATTGAAGTAGGGATGCAGAATTCAGGGCTCGGGGCAGTCCTTGCAAGGACACATTTTCTCGATCCGAACACCGCAATTCCTAGTGCTTTATCGAGTTTGACTCATTCGCTCTTGGGGAGTTTGTTTGCGACCTATTTCAGAAAGGAACCGAAAAAACCCGCTATTGTCGATTGA
- the rpmG gene encoding 50S ribosomal protein L33, which yields MREIIKLTCVPCAIPGRSNYFQTKNKKTKSEKLVTKKYCKFCKSHTDHKESKV from the coding sequence ATGAGAGAAATCATAAAACTAACCTGTGTCCCATGTGCGATCCCTGGGCGGTCAAATTACTTCCAGACTAAAAATAAGAAGACAAAGTCGGAAAAACTTGTGACTAAAAAATATTGCAAATTTTGCAAATCCCATACAGATCACAAGGAATCCAAAGTCTAA
- a CDS encoding TraR/DksA family transcriptional regulator: MPKPAAKSSSEKGVDKKFIEEVRELLQEKKESLLVKLNQWEDTSSPSGLKEMGDIADIASELNSEALTSVLTENEIETLREIELALEKIENGTYGICEGTKKKIPLARLKAIPWTRFTVEFAEQMAKSRNRAGGYRMDSLSAYPVTGMDVDSLD; the protein is encoded by the coding sequence ATGCCGAAACCAGCTGCAAAATCTTCATCCGAGAAAGGAGTGGACAAAAAGTTCATTGAAGAGGTGCGTGAGCTCCTCCAAGAGAAAAAAGAGTCCCTCCTCGTCAAACTCAACCAATGGGAAGACACTAGTTCTCCATCTGGGTTGAAGGAGATGGGTGATATTGCGGACATCGCATCCGAACTCAATTCAGAAGCCTTAACTTCTGTTTTGACTGAAAACGAAATTGAAACTCTACGTGAGATCGAACTTGCTTTAGAAAAGATTGAAAACGGAACCTACGGGATCTGTGAGGGAACTAAGAAAAAAATTCCTCTCGCAAGACTCAAGGCCATCCCGTGGACAAGATTTACTGTGGAATTTGCAGAACAAATGGCGAAAAGCCGTAACCGTGCTGGTGGATACCGTATGGATTCTTTATCTGCTTACCCAGTCACCGGAATGGATGTGGATTCTCTCGATTAA